In the genome of Candidatus Kinetoplastibacterium desouzaii TCC079E, the window CTCATTTGAAGCTAGGTTTACTATCGAACAAAAAGTATTTTCCTTTTTATAAGAGTTTAAATAATTAACAATATCATTACGCCAGAAATCATATAAATTTCTGTCAGAGTTAACTTCAATTCCAACGCCCATTTCCAATCTATAAGGACTTATCAAATCTAAAGGTCTTAATATGCCATATAAACCACTTAGGATAAAAAAATGTTTTTGTGCCCATTCCAAATCTTCAAGCTCTAATGAGTCAACATCTAAACAATTATAAACACTGCCATTAAACGAGAAAAAAGCTTCTGTTAAATAATTATTGTTTTTAATATCCCAATCTCTATAACGAACATAATTTAACTCTGCTAAATTATTGCTTATCTTCATAAGATGAGATATCTCTCTTATACTTTTTTTCTGCATTTCTTTTATTAAAACCAATGATTTATCTAAGAAGAAAGGCATGGTTGAGTTAACATTTATCTGTTTTTTTGAAACAATTTTTTTTGATGGGGATAATAAAAACAACATATTGTGTAAATTCCATAACTTATAAAACAGTTATAAAAAACTATAAAATTATATTTTATAGATATCAAACATAACAATTAGGTGTATTATATAATTTAAGATATAAGTTTATTATTTAACCTAAAATACTCATCTTACGGAGAGATGACAGAGAGGCCTAATGTACCTGACTCGAAATCAGGAGTACGATTTTGTTGTACCGTGGGTTCGAATCCCACTCTCTCCGCCAAAAATATAACAATATTACTATGGTGTTAGTATACTTTCACCACCCATATAGGCACGCAAAACAACTGGCACAGTAATGCTTCCATCAGAATTCTGATAATTCTCCAAAACAGCAACTAGAGATCTTCCAACAGCCAAACCAGAACCATTAATTGTATGCAAATATTCTACAGAACCATTAGAATTACGAAAACGAGCCTTCATCCTTCTAGCTTGAAAAGACTCACAATTGGATACTGATGATATTTCTCGCCAATTCTGTTGAGATGGCAACCAAACTTCTAAATCATAAGTTTTCGCTGCACAAAAACCCATATCTCCAGAGGATAATAAAACAACTCTATAAGGCAACTCCAATAATTGCAAAACCCTTTCAGCGTGAGATAAAACATCCTCAAGAACATCATAAGAACGCTTAGGTTCCACTATTTGAACCAATTCAACTTTATCAAACTGATGCTGTCTTATAATACCTTTAATATCTCTACCTCCACTACCAGCCTCAGATCTAAAACATGGAGTATGAGCTGTTAACTTAATTGGCAATTCCTCTAATGACACTATACTATCTGAAACACTTCCAATTAAAGTAATTTCTGATGTAGAAATCAAATACTGATCCTCATAATCATCTCCAACAATGGAAGAATCTTGATTACAATGATTAGTATATTTTCTTACAGAAAACATATCTTCCTTAAATTTTGGCAATTGTCCAGTTCCAATTAAAGTAGAACTATTTACTATATAAGGAGTATAACACTCAGTGTAACCATGTTGAGTTACATGTAAATCCAACATAAATTGAGATAAAGCTCTATGTAATCTAGCTACCTTCCCTCTCATAAATGAAAATCTAGAACCTGACATCTTAACACCAGTAGTAAGATCTAGGCCCAATCTTTCCCCCAAAGAAATATGATCTTTATAATCAAAATCCTTTTTAGTAAATTTATTTTCAGGAAAAACATTCTCTGGGTACCAACGCCTAATTTCTATATTTTCCTTATCAGTAAGACCCAAAGGAACAGTAGAATGAGGTAAATTTGGCAAAGACAATAAAATATCATTTATCAGAATTTGATAATTAGAGAGTTCCTTTTCTAGATCTTTGAGTTGACCAGGAATAGACTGAGACTCCAAAATCAATTCATCTGCATCTAAATTTTGCGATTTCAAAAAACCTATTTGCTTAGCTAAAACATTACGTCTAGCTTGTAAAGACTCTGTTTCTTGTTGAATTTTTTTTCGATTGAACTCAACTCTTTCAAATTCATTTACATTAAAATCAAAACCACGAGAAAGTAAACTTTTTGCTACTTTTTGTGGATCACTACGTAAAAAACCAATATCTAACATTGCTTTAATAATAAATAAGTTATAAGTGAATAAATAAATAAAAATTAACTTTTATTTTTTTCCTGTTTATCTAAATTTTTCAAAAAAACCAGCTTTTGTTTTATTTTTGCCTCCAGCCCAAATTCAGTAGGTTTATAAAAAACAGCATCTAATCCATCTGGAAAATATTGTTCTAAAGGAACATACCCCAATGGTTCATTGTGAACATATCTATAATCACGCCCATACCCTAATTTTTTTTCAAACATTGTCGATGCGTTACGTAAGTGTAATGGAACTGGATTACTACCATGTTTTTTCACATATTGCATTGATGACTTATAAGCATTATAAACAGAATTTGACTTTGCCGCACAAGACATATAAACAATAGCATTAGCCAATGCCAACTCACCCTCAGGAGAGCCCAAACGTTCGTATGTATCTGCACAACTCATACTCAAAGCAATAGCACGAGGATCTGCTAATCCTATATCCTCTGTAGCAAATCTTAATAATCTTCTTATTAAATAAGATGGATCGACACCACCATCAATCATTCGTTGAAACCAATATAAAGCAGCATCTGGATTTGAACCTCTCATAGATTTATGTAAAGCACTCATTTGATCATAAAAAGCATCACCTCGCTTATCAAAAACATTTAAGTCTTTTGAAAAATTATTTACAAACCAATTATGATCAATCTCATATACATTAGAAGCAAGAGCATGTTCAAATAAAATATCTAAATAATTGATTAACTTTCTACCATCCCCATCAGAAAAACTTATTAAATTAACACAGACATCTTGGCTTAAATTAATACTCTTTGGCGATAAATCTTTATTCAGGAAATCTAACGCCCTCAGTAATATTTTTTGCAAATCATCAAAATTCAGTGGTTTCATAACATATACTTTAAGCCTTGAAAGCAACGCTGAATTAATTTCAAAAGCAGGATTTTCCGTGGTAGCTCCTACAAAATAAAACAATCCTTCCTCTATATATGGTAAAAAAACATCTTGTTGAGACTTATTAAAACGATGAACTTCATCAACAAATAATACTGTATCTATTCCTTTATTTTTTGATTTTTCAGCATTATAAATAATATCTCTTATCTCTTTTATTCCACTTAACACAGCCGACATAGATACAAATTCAAAACTAGATGAGTCAGATAACAGACGAGCTAATGTGGTTTTTCCAACTCCTGGAGGTCCCCATAAAATCATTGAATGCATTTTATTCTTTTCTATAGCAAGTCTTAAAGGCCTTCCATCGCTAAGCAAATGGTCCTGTCCAACAAAATCCTTTATTTCTTTAGGCCGCAAAAGCTCTGCAAGTGGAACACTCATATTATTCACCATATAAAATATAAAAACACTCTACATGTTTATAATTTCTACATCATCAGGAAGAATTAACTCAAAAAAACTATCTGATAACAAACCATCAAACTCAACATTTAAAAAATCTATTGAAATAACTCTATCAAAAACATCTACCATTGAAATTCTATGAATAAAAGTATCTAAGAGAACTAAATTAATCTCTCTAAAACCCATATCAAAATTTAAAAAATCAGCCGACACTAAGACGCAATTATCCCGTTCTTCATATTTGTTAACTTTCAATATCTTATTTAAATTATGATCAAGAAAAATAAAAGAAAAATAACAACCATCAATTCTTTTGATTATTAATTGATTCAAAGAAATATCGTATTGATTAATACATTCGCCATCATAAACTACAATCTGATCATTTCCAGAAAATAACTCTAGCCTAATCTTATTAGGCCTTTTAATATAAAATTTACCTTTTTGAATAAACTCACTATTATCATTATATTGAGTAGTTTGTATAAAATCACCATGTATACATTTATGATTCTTATATAAATCTATAACTAAAGAATTATTATCTATAGACAAAACATGAAAACTAAAAAAATAGAAAAATATAACTAACCATAAATTTATCTTCTTAAACATCGTCGTTATTCAAAGCAATAAGTATTTCACGATTTCCATTAGAAGACATTTTTGAAACCATACCTTCTTTTTCCATTTGCTCTAACAATCTTGCTGCTCGATTATAACCAATTCTCAAGTGACGCTGGACTAAAGAAATAGAAGCCCTCTTATGTTTTATAACAATTTCACATGCTTTATCATACATTGGATCATCATCATGAGTCTCAATCCCTGTTATGCTATTTATATTTTCAGAACTATCTGAAGATTCACTATCCAATATACCTTCAATATAATTTGCTTCACCTTGTGATTTAAAATGGTCAACAACCCTATGTACCTCATCATCACTAACAAAAGCACCATGTACCCTGACAGGAAAACCAACTCCTGGAGGTAAATATAACATATCACCTTGACCTAATAAATTCTCCGCACCAGATTGATCCAGTATAGTACGAGAATCTATTTTTGATGATACCTGAAAAGCAATTCTTGTCGGAATATTTGCTTTAATTAAACCAGTAATAACATCAACACTTGGACGTTGTGTCGCCAATATCAAATGAATGCCAGCAGCTCTAGCTTTTTGTGCTAAACGAGCTATTAATTCTTCTATCTTTTTTCCAACCACCATCATTAAATCAGCCAATTCATCAATAACCACAACGATTGCTGGCATTCTCTGTAGAAACTCAGGATTATCATCACTAATTGAAAATGGATTTTTAATCATATTATGAGATATAGATGCTTCTATTATTTTTTCATTATAACCTGCCAAGTTACGTACACCCAATTTGCTCATAATCTTATATCTCCTTTCCATTTCACCTACACACCACCTAAGTGCGTTAGAAGCTTTTTTCATATCAGTAACCACATTAGTTAATAAATGTGGTATTCCTTCGTAAATGCTCATCTCAAGCATCTTAGGATCTATTAAAATTAGCCTTATTTGAGAAGGATCAGACTTATATAACAGTGATATAATCATTGCATTAATTCCAACAGATTTACCAGATCCAGTAGTTCCAGCCACCAACAAATGAGGCATCTTAGCTAAATCTGCAATAATTGGATTGCCTGCAATATCTTTACCCAAAGCCATAGTTAGCACAGAACTGCTATTAAGATAAACTTCAGAATTTAAAATCTCAGACAAGTTAACAGATTGACGTTTTTTATTTGGCAGTTCCAAGCCCATAAGATTTTTACCAGGAATTGTCTCTACAACTCGAATACTCGCAACACTAAGGGCACGAGCTAGATCTCTAGCCAAGTTAACAATTTGACTGCCCTTTACACCAATGTCAGGTTCTATTTCATATCTTGTTACAACTGGGCCAGATTCAGCCAAAACAACCTTTACGACAACACCAAAATCAGAAAGTTTTCTTTCTATTAATCTAGATGTTGACTCTATTATTTCTGGAGTCACATAAAATTGATTTTCTTTTGGAGGGTCAAGCAAAGACAAATCTGGATTAATAGTAGTAATTTGATTATCATGTGCTATTGATTCTTTATTATTCTTATCATAGAAACCAATATTATCTTCTTTATTGTCTATTATCTCATCATTAAGATCTGAGTCATTGTCATTAAGATCTGAGTCATTGTCAGAATTTAAATAAAAATTCTCACTGCTAGAATATGAATTATTATCAACATCATTATTACGATTAGAAATATTCATTAATTTTTTTTTATCGAAAGAAGAATCTTTCTTGATAAAAGAAGTCCTATTTGAAGTGTTATCTTTTTTATCTAAAACCTTGCTCTTTATGAAACCATTAATCAAATTTTTAATAACCCTAACAACAAAATTAATCACACTAAAAACCAAACGTCTAATGTAATTACAAAAATTTAACATACAACTAAATAATCTATTCAGCAATGAACCAAAATACTCAAAAAAAGATAGCCAAGAAAAAGAAAAGAATAAACCAACGCCTATAAAAAGCATTGCCAAAAAAATCAGATTAGTAACAATATACCCAAGATAGAAATATAAAAAATCTACCATCATACTGCCAATCAAACAATTTAATGAACAGATGTTAGAAAACCTTATAGGGAGATATTGATAGAAAAAACCTATGTATAATGACTCTATACCTGATGATCCTAACAACACAAAAATAAAACCAATAATTCTTTCTAAATAAATAGAATTCCATATAGAAATATTTTTACTATCATAATTATTTAATCTAGAATCTAAATATCTATAAAAAACAAACACCCAAGAAAACATTAAAAAAATGAACCACCAAGATGAAAATCCTAGAAAAGTTATAAAAAAATCAGATATGTAAAAACCTAACACTCCACCTTTGTTTTGCAATTTAGCATCCAATGAATACCCTTGAAAGTTTAGTCTATCATCAAAATTCCAAGTAACTAAACTTACTGTTACCCATATAGAAATAAGAATAAATAAAATAAAAATAGCTTCACAAGATATAGTAGAAAGCTTTATTGATTGAAAAATATTTTTCAGTTTGTTTCTGAACTTTAAGATATTTTGAAAAATTTTATATTGTTGAGACATACAGAAAATGATAATTTAGTTATTTTAACTTATATAGGTAAAACAATGTCTAAAACTAAACATGTTAAAGTTTTAATAATAGGTTCCGGACCAGCAGGATATACAGCGGCAATATATGCTGCTAGAGCAAATCTTAATCCTTTAATTATTACAGGATTAGATAAAGGCGGTCAATTAATGAATACTCTAGAAGTAGAAAACTGGCCAACAATGTCAAACGGAATTGATGGTCCTAGTCTTATGGATCTATTCTTAAAGCACGCCATTAAGTTTAATGTTAAAGTAATTTCTGACATTATGATAGATGTAGATTTTTCAAAAAGACCTTTTATTGTAAAAACAGAAAGTGGAATTGATTATATTTGCCAAACAGTAATTATAGCAACTGGAGCAACAGCAAAGAAACTAAATATTCCATCTGAGGAAAAATATTCAGGAATTGGCGTGTCATATTGTGCAACATGCGACGGTCCATTTTATAAAAATAAAAATGTATTAATCATTGGCGGAGGAAATACAGCTGTAGAAGATGCTTTATATTTATCTGGATTATGCAAAAAAGTAACACTTATACATCGTCATGATAAATTTAAAGCAGAACCAATTTTAATGGATAAACTTACAAAAAAAATAAACTTGGGATTAATAGAATTAAAAACTTTTTACAAATTAGAGGAAATATTAGGAGATGATGAAAGCATTACATCAGCAAAAATAATAAATATAAAATCAAAAACAAAAGAAATAATAAATATCGAAGGAGTATTCATAGCCATAGGACACGACCCAAACACATCAATTTTTAAAAACAAACTTGCCATGTCTGATGGTTACATCTTAACCAACAAAGTAAATGAGAATTACCAAACAATGACATCAATACCAGGAATATTTGCCGCAGGAGATGTTCAAGATAAAATATACAAACAGGCAATTACAAGCGCTGGAACAGGATGCATGGCTGCATTAGATGCTCAAAGATGGCTAGAAAACAATGAATAAGTTCATTTTTACAAAATTTGAGGATTTTAAAAATAGTTACCACAATAAAAAAAAAGACATTAAAACCACAAGAAATAAAAACTGTAAACAACAAATAAAAAATAATAATTATGATATAATAGAAAACTATATATCTGATGAATTGGACGTATCCACACTACTCTCTGAAGACGGTACGTCTTATATTAACAAAAATTCAGATCCAAACACTGCCAAAAATTTAAAAAACGGCAAATGGCAAGTAAAGGCAAAGCTAGATTTACATGGATTAAGAGTAGACAGCGCAAGAAAAGCATTAAATGACTTTATTCAAGAATGCTACCAACTTGATATGAGATGCGTAATCATAATACATGGGAAAGGTTACGGATCACCCAATGAAATTGGACCAATTCTAAAGAAAAAAGTAAGATCATGGTTAGTACAACTTAAGAATGTCCAAGCTTTTTCAGAACCTACTGAGAAAGATGGGGGCTCAGGGGCGGTAATAATCTTATTAAGACGAAAATTTAAACTATAAATGAAATTTATATATCTATCAATTGCAATCATTACTGAGCTATTAGCAACAATAGCATTAAAAAACTCAATTGGCTTTACTAAACTATGGCCTTCATTATTCACATGCACATTGTATGTCATTTCAACTTATTTCTTATCACTAACTCTACAAGATATACCTGTAGGAATAGCTTATGCAATATGGTGTGGAGTTGGTATAGTTCTAGTATCTATAATAGGATATTTCTACTTTGGACAAGAATTAGATACAGCAGCTATAATAGGAATATCTATGATAGTCCTGGGAGTAATAGTCATGAATGTATTCTCGAAAGTCAGCATGGACTAGATAATTACGTATCAATAACATCATAATTATCTAGTTCCACTTTTATACCTGGATTATTTATATAATAATATCTCCAGATAACAAACTTTGCACAGCTATAAAACAACCTATCATAGCAATTATGAATATGATTAACTCTGAAAATGAGAAAATACTATTGTTATCCTGCTCTCTTCTAGTCATTATAAAAAATACTGTTCCAGGACCATATAAAACAGCTGATAAAAGAAGATATTTAAGACCTCCAGCATATATTAACCAAGAGGCAAATATAGTAGCTAAGAAACCACAAAATAAATCAAAAATTCTTTGTTTCTTCTCTTTGGAGGAATATGACTCACCAGTACAAGCCAATTTCAGACCATATGCCGCTACCAATAAATAAGGTATTAAATTCATAGAACTAGTCAACTCTCTAGCTAAAGTAAAGGCCTCTTTAGCTAACACAGTAACAATAAGAAAGATTTGTATAGTAATATTAGTCATCCATAAGGCGCTAGCAGGGACCTTGTTCTTATTTTCAATACTTAGAAATTTAGGCATTGTTCCAGAAACAGCAGCTGTATATAAAACTTCTGCTGCTAATAAAGACCAAGAAAGGTAAGCACCTAGAACTGCAATCAAAAGACCTATCCCAATAAGAACAGCACCCCAGTCTCCAACAACTGCTTGTAAAACACCAGACATTGATGGATTTCTTAGCATAGCTAATTCAGAACGATCCATAATTCCATAAGAGAGAATTGTTATTAAAACCAACATCAATAAAACACCCAGGAAACCAAGTATTGTAGCTACACCAACATCTTTTCTATTTTTCGCATAACGAGAATAAACACTAGCTCCTTCTATTCCTAGAAACACAAAAACTGTTACTAACATTGTACCCCTAACTTGTTCAAATATACTGTTCCAACTAAATTCGCCACCACCCCAAAAATTATTTGCAAATATATCTGAATTAAATCCAAAAGCAACTAAAACAATAAAAATTAATATTGGGATCATTTTAGAAACAGTAACTATATTATTTATATAATCTGCTTCCTTAATACCACGAAGAATCAAAAAATGGAAAGCCCATAAAACAAGCGAAGACAATAATACAGCTAATAATGTAGTTCCATCTCCTAAAGACGGAAATATAGCTCCCATTGTAGAATTTATTATTATTAAATAAGTAACATTACCCAAACATGTTCCTGCCCAATATCCTAAAGCAGAAGAAAAACCTAAATAATTTCCAAATCCAGCTTGAGCATAAGCATGAACACCAGAATCAAGATTAGGTTTTCTACATGACAAACTCTGAAATACAAATGCTAACATTAACATTCCAAATCCAGATATAGACCAAGCAATTAAAGCTCCGAATGGTCCTGTGACTTGACCAAAATGCTGAGGTAAAGAAAATATACCAGCACCAACCATAGAGCCTACAACCATAGCGGTCAAAGTCATAACAGAAAGTTTCTGATTACCAGAATCACTCATATATACAGCTCCTCTTTTAAATTGTATTTATTATAAATTTTAAAAAAACATTTGTACATATTATGATGAAGATTCTATTAACATACGAGTAGAAAATCTAATTTTTTACTATAATAGATTTATTATGAATAAAAATGATACAATTGCAAAAATGTTTTGGTAATTACCACAATAGCTGTAAAATTCAAAATGACTTAACTATTTGTTTAAAATAAGCTATTTAATTAGACTTTAGTATACAATTTTGTTTTTTATCATAAACATTAATTTTAATATAAAAACTAATAAGTGCTGTGAAATTTTGTTATTATCAAACTAAAAAACAATTTTATGTTTAATCCATCACTAGAACAAGTAAGATTATTCTTTATTGAATCGTGGGAGAAATTTAATAATTCTAGCATCATCTCACCTCTAGAGAATTTAGCTGTCAAAACTATAATAAAACATCCTGAATATCATGAAATATTAAAGAACAAAGAATCAGCAAATATAAATTACAAATTTAAAAATTTTAATCATAACCCATTTCTTCATCTATCTATGCATTTAGCTGTAGCTGAACAAATTAATATAGACCAACCATACGGAATTAAATTGGTCTATATTAAACTAGCAAGCAGAACTAATGAACATCAAGCAATCCATGAAATAATAGAATGCCTAGAAACGGTACTATATGAAAGCCAAATAACAAAAACAGAAATAAACAATTCAAAATATATGGAACTTCTTAAAATAAAATCATCCAATCCAATATAATTGATTCCTTATTAATTAAAAGAACTAAAAAACTCTTTCAATCTGTCAGTCCAAGACTTACTTTTAGGGGAATGGCGATCTCCACTATCTTTTAAAGTTTTCTCAAAATCTCTAAGAAAATTTTTCTGAGGCTCAGTAAGATTCACTGGAGTTTCAACAGTTACATGACAATATAAATCACCATTATAACCTCCTCTCATACTACGCATTCCTTTACCTTTTAACCTAAATGTTTTACCTGATTGTGTTCCCTCAGGAATTACTATTTCAGCCTTGCCATTTAAAGTAGGAACCTGTATCGAACCACCTAAAGCCGCTGTTGTAAAAGGAATGGTTAATTCACAATGTAAGTTATCTGAATCCCTTTGAAAGATTTTGTGTTTCTTTATATGTACCTCTACATATAAATCACCAGACTGACCTCCATTCACACCTGGTTCTCCATTACCATTTAAACGAATTCTCATTCCGTCATCAATGCCAACCGGAATACTTACCTGTAAGGTTTTATTAACACTGACCTTCCCTACACCATTACATGTAGCACAAGGGTTAGGTATTTCTTCACCACTACCATGACAAACATGACATGTTTGTTGAATACTAAAAAAACCTTGTTGAATTCTCAAAGAACCTTTGCCATTGCAGGTAGAGCATTTTTTGGTACTTGATCCAGGTTTAGATTTGCTACCTTTGCATTCTTTACAAGTGTCCCAACCAGGAACATTAATATCAGTCGTAAAACCACTTGCCGCTTGCTCTAGTGTAATATCTAAATTATATTTCAGATCAGACCCGCGAAAACGACTTCTATCACCTCCACCACTAGCAGAGCCACCAAATATCTCACCAAAAATATCACCAAAAGCATCTGCAAAACCACTATTCATACCTTGAGATGAAGAAAAACCTTGCTGGCTTGACCAATCATGACCAAAACGATCATATGAAGATCTTTTCTGAGGATCCCCAAGAACCTCATAAGCCTCTTTTGCTTCTTTAAACTTATCTTCAGATTTCTTATCATCTGGATTTCTATCTGGATGATATTTCATAGCCAATTTACGATAAGCTTTTTTTATTTCATCATCAGAAGCATTTTTTTTTAAACCTAATACTTCATAAAAATCACGTTTTGCCATATTACTACTTTATTAAAAAATATCATTTAAAAACAGCGAACCCATAAATTAGAATGGGTTCGCTTAATAAAGATACTAATCCTTTTTAACTTCTTTGAACTCAGCATCAACAACATTATCATCAGATTGTTTTTCAGAAGAGTTATCATTACCAGATGAGTCATCAGTAGGCTTAGTATCAGCATAAATCTTTTCACCAAGCTTTTGAGAAGCAGCAGAAAGAGCTGTAACTTTAGCATCTATATCTAATTTATCAGTCCCCTTTAATGCCTCTTCCAGATCAACAATTGCTTTTTCAATATTTTCTTTATCAGCAACATCCAATTTACTACCATGCTCAGATAAAGATTTACGAGTAATATGAATCAAACTATCAGCTTGATTTCTAGATATAGCCAACTCTGCAATACGATGATCCTCTTCTGCATTAGCTTCTGCATCTTTAATCATATTCTGAATCTCTTGCTCCGATAACCCAGAATTAGCTTTTATAGTAATTTTCTTTTCTTTACCTGTGCCTTTATCTTTTGCTGAAACATGCAAAATACCATTGGCATCAATATCAAATGTAACCTCTATCTGAGGGATACCACGTGGAGCAGCAGGAATACCTTCTAAATTAAATTCTCCCAAAACTTTATTATGAACAGCTATTTCTCGTTCTCCTTGATACACCTTTATTGTAACAGATGGTTGATTATCATCTGCGGTAGAAAATACCTGAGAAAACCTAGTAGGAATAGTAGTATTCTTTTGAATCATCTTAGTCATAACAC includes:
- the yaaA gene encoding peroxide stress protein YaaA: MLFLLSPSKKIVSKKQINVNSTMPFFLDKSLVLIKEMQKKSIREISHLMKISNNLAELNYVRYRDWDIKNNNYLTEAFFSFNGSVYNCLDVDSLELEDLEWAQKHFFILSGLYGILRPLDLISPYRLEMGVGIEVNSDRNLYDFWRNDIVNYLNSYKKENTFCSIVNLASNEYFKVIDSKLLQFNVIHCAFENLVKEKWKIIGVNAKRARGFMSRYVIQNKIDNIDMLKKFNLDGYIFDDSVSTDNNLVFRNFSKKTN
- the serS gene encoding serine--tRNA ligase — protein: MLDIGFLRSDPQKVAKSLLSRGFDFNVNEFERVEFNRKKIQQETESLQARRNVLAKQIGFLKSQNLDADELILESQSIPGQLKDLEKELSNYQILINDILLSLPNLPHSTVPLGLTDKENIEIRRWYPENVFPENKFTKKDFDYKDHISLGERLGLDLTTGVKMSGSRFSFMRGKVARLHRALSQFMLDLHVTQHGYTECYTPYIVNSSTLIGTGQLPKFKEDMFSVRKYTNHCNQDSSIVGDDYEDQYLISTSEITLIGSVSDSIVSLEELPIKLTAHTPCFRSEAGSGGRDIKGIIRQHQFDKVELVQIVEPKRSYDVLEDVLSHAERVLQLLELPYRVVLLSSGDMGFCAAKTYDLEVWLPSQQNWREISSVSNCESFQARRMKARFRNSNGSVEYLHTINGSGLAVGRSLVAVLENYQNSDGSITVPVVLRAYMGGESILTP
- a CDS encoding replication-associated recombination protein A, translated to MSVPLAELLRPKEIKDFVGQDHLLSDGRPLRLAIEKNKMHSMILWGPPGVGKTTLARLLSDSSSFEFVSMSAVLSGIKEIRDIIYNAEKSKNKGIDTVLFVDEVHRFNKSQQDVFLPYIEEGLFYFVGATTENPAFEINSALLSRLKVYVMKPLNFDDLQKILLRALDFLNKDLSPKSINLSQDVCVNLISFSDGDGRKLINYLDILFEHALASNVYEIDHNWFVNNFSKDLNVFDKRGDAFYDQMSALHKSMRGSNPDAALYWFQRMIDGGVDPSYLIRRLLRFATEDIGLADPRAIALSMSCADTYERLGSPEGELALANAIVYMSCAAKSNSVYNAYKSSMQYVKKHGSNPVPLHLRNASTMFEKKLGYGRDYRYVHNEPLGYVPLEQYFPDGLDAVFYKPTEFGLEAKIKQKLVFLKNLDKQEKNKS
- a CDS encoding LolA family protein: MFKKINLWLVIFFYFFSFHVLSIDNNSLVIDLYKNHKCIHGDFIQTTQYNDNSEFIQKGKFYIKRPNKIRLELFSGNDQIVVYDGECINQYDISLNQLIIKRIDGCYFSFIFLDHNLNKILKVNKYEERDNCVLVSADFLNFDMGFREINLVLLDTFIHRISMVDVFDRVISIDFLNVEFDGLLSDSFFELILPDDVEIINM
- a CDS encoding DNA translocase FtsK, which encodes MSQQYKIFQNILKFRNKLKNIFQSIKLSTISCEAIFILFILISIWVTVSLVTWNFDDRLNFQGYSLDAKLQNKGGVLGFYISDFFITFLGFSSWWFIFLMFSWVFVFYRYLDSRLNNYDSKNISIWNSIYLERIIGFIFVLLGSSGIESLYIGFFYQYLPIRFSNICSLNCLIGSMMVDFLYFYLGYIVTNLIFLAMLFIGVGLFFSFSWLSFFEYFGSLLNRLFSCMLNFCNYIRRLVFSVINFVVRVIKNLINGFIKSKVLDKKDNTSNRTSFIKKDSSFDKKKLMNISNRNNDVDNNSYSSSENFYLNSDNDSDLNDNDSDLNDEIIDNKEDNIGFYDKNNKESIAHDNQITTINPDLSLLDPPKENQFYVTPEIIESTSRLIERKLSDFGVVVKVVLAESGPVVTRYEIEPDIGVKGSQIVNLARDLARALSVASIRVVETIPGKNLMGLELPNKKRQSVNLSEILNSEVYLNSSSVLTMALGKDIAGNPIIADLAKMPHLLVAGTTGSGKSVGINAMIISLLYKSDPSQIRLILIDPKMLEMSIYEGIPHLLTNVVTDMKKASNALRWCVGEMERRYKIMSKLGVRNLAGYNEKIIEASISHNMIKNPFSISDDNPEFLQRMPAIVVVIDELADLMMVVGKKIEELIARLAQKARAAGIHLILATQRPSVDVITGLIKANIPTRIAFQVSSKIDSRTILDQSGAENLLGQGDMLYLPPGVGFPVRVHGAFVSDDEVHRVVDHFKSQGEANYIEGILDSESSDSSENINSITGIETHDDDPMYDKACEIVIKHKRASISLVQRHLRIGYNRAARLLEQMEKEGMVSKMSSNGNREILIALNNDDV
- the trxB gene encoding thioredoxin-disulfide reductase, giving the protein MSKTKHVKVLIIGSGPAGYTAAIYAARANLNPLIITGLDKGGQLMNTLEVENWPTMSNGIDGPSLMDLFLKHAIKFNVKVISDIMIDVDFSKRPFIVKTESGIDYICQTVIIATGATAKKLNIPSEEKYSGIGVSYCATCDGPFYKNKNVLIIGGGNTAVEDALYLSGLCKKVTLIHRHDKFKAEPILMDKLTKKINLGLIELKTFYKLEEILGDDESITSAKIINIKSKTKEIINIEGVFIAIGHDPNTSIFKNKLAMSDGYILTNKVNENYQTMTSIPGIFAAGDVQDKIYKQAITSAGTGCMAALDAQRWLENNE
- a CDS encoding Smr/MutS family protein is translated as MNKFIFTKFEDFKNSYHNKKKDIKTTRNKNCKQQIKNNNYDIIENYISDELDVSTLLSEDGTSYINKNSDPNTAKNLKNGKWQVKAKLDLHGLRVDSARKALNDFIQECYQLDMRCVIIIHGKGYGSPNEIGPILKKKVRSWLVQLKNVQAFSEPTEKDGGSGAVIILLRRKFKL
- a CDS encoding DMT family transporter → MKFIYLSIAIITELLATIALKNSIGFTKLWPSLFTCTLYVISTYFLSLTLQDIPVGIAYAIWCGVGIVLVSIIGYFYFGQELDTAAIIGISMIVLGVIVMNVFSKVSMD